One stretch of Salarias fasciatus chromosome 19, fSalaFa1.1, whole genome shotgun sequence DNA includes these proteins:
- the oip5 gene encoding protein Mis18-beta — protein MNKTSALHFWGETIKLSNMEFNESVLLKRERVNDNKPLGGGRQRVTLHCGQCNVVLSDSFFVCGEVPSLDSIVCLKVTDDVIVTDAKKMGYTGAMVNCIYSRLVCGGCGCAVGRVIHASPSRAAMLRSFFLLSKANVSCYVLNSCSMVKSSMLSFNHKSFRENMSETKETFEKTVDRMSRLRSRILERNASRAQSKKCA, from the exons ATGAACAAAACCAGCGCGCTTCATTTCTGGGGGGAAACAATCAAGCTTTCAAACATGGAGTTCAACGAAAGCGTCCTACTGAAACGTGAACGCGTCAACGACAACAAGCCTttgggaggagggaggcagcgGGTGACTCTCCACTGCGGGCAGTGTAACGTCGTCCTGTCCGATTCCTTCTTCGTCTGCGGGGAGGTTCCGAGTCTGGACTCCATCGTGTGTCTGA AAGTAACTGATGACGTGATTGTTACTGATGCAAAAAAGATGGGATACACAGGAGCTATGGTGAATTG CATCTACAGCCGGCTCGTATGTGGAGGCTGCGGTTGTGCTGTGGGGAGAGTGATTCACGCTTCGCCGTCACGCGCAGCCATGCTGCGCTCCTTCTTTCTGCTCTCCAAGGCAAACGTCAGCTG ctACGTTCTCAACAGCTGCTCAATGGTGAAATCGTCCATGCTGTCATTCAATCACAAATCcttcagagaaaacatgagTGAG aCCAAAGAAACGTTTGAGAAGACAGTAGATCGGATGTCGCGCCTGAGGAGCAGAATATTGGAGAGAAATGCTTCTCGTGCGCAGAGCAAGAAGTGTGCATGA
- the nusap1 gene encoding nucleolar and spindle-associated protein 1, with translation MAEHASLQQFKLNCSGLTVSSQLLWMRRVNIWFVHRRKYFPSNMDFDSMKYAELQAYAKASGLKANMKAEKLIKALKLHHKKEKKTEEQAKDNAETVPPQDEKDTAFVNKRRGHGKGKKRKMSDTVSEDTTDTAVPSDVAEDPPESTLPEKVQDAKKRKLSSSQDSEKAGPPQESRHSQKKPQPPVKDQNTEKQQRAGPVGKIPRLQKSKPITPNFKKLHEAQFQKMESIDSYFQRRNKQLESCNNSAKEVKKPNPARTSLFSPAPSKKAAEDPRRHTLLSASKAPPKKPARKEEVPFRPSVLSTRRINVRFSEATADNEHKTSLIKTPARMSLCMASSTPQRPAAEAAKPTKTPKPFLFTGNTSMSTTPGTQKKQSFDLKASLSRPLTYKPHAGKLKPFAEVKEKPALNKSLTSNPRQDSYKQHKVQTRDDRRTKTMEGRKQKKDGLLGARRGLVMM, from the exons atggCAGAACACGCCTCCCTGCAGCAGTTTAAACTAAACTGCAGTGGTTTAACGGTCTCGAGCCAGTTGTTGTGGATGCGGAGGGTAAACATATGGTTCGTACACAGACGGAAATATTTTCCATCAAACATGGATTTCGACTCAATGAAATACGCCGAGCTGCAAGCCTACGCCAAGGCTTCCGGACTTAAGGCTAACATGAAG GCCGAAAAACTCATCAAAGCATTAAAACTGCAtcataaaaaagagaaaaagacggAGGAACAAGCGAAG GACAATGCGGAGACGGTCCCTCCACAGGACGAAAAGGACACGGCGTTTGTGAACAAACGCAGAGGGCatgggaaaggaaagaaaagaaagatgtCTGATACAGTCTCTGAGGACACTACGGACACCGCAGTGCCTTCAGATGTCGCAGAG GATCCGCCTGAATCGACTCTACCTGAGAAAGTTCAAGATGCAAAGAAGAGGAAGTTATCCTCCTCACAGGATTCAGAGAAGGCTGGACCTCCACAAGAGAGCAGGCACAGCCAGAAAAAGCCACAGCCGCCTGTCAAGGATCAGAACACAG agAAACAGCAGCGAGCAGGACCAGTGGGAAAAATCCCTCGGCTACAGAAAAGCAAGCCCATCACACCAA ACTTCAAGAAGCTTCACGAGGCTCAATTTCAGAAAATGGAGTCAATTGACTCCTATTTTCAACGAAGAAATAAGCAGCTGGAATCCTGCAACAACTCTGCAAAAGAAGTCAAG AAACCAAATCCAGCTCGAACCAGCCTGTTCAGTCCTGCTCCATCCAAGAAGGCAGCAGAAGAcccacgcagacacacactgctctcagCCAGTAAAGCTCCTCCGAAGAAACCTGCCAGGAAGGAAGAGGTTCCTTTCAGACCATCTGTCCTCTCCACTCGCAGGATCAATGTTCG GTTTTCGGAAGCCACCGCTGATAATGAGCACAAGACATCCCTGATCAAGACCCCGGCTCGCATGTCTCTCTGCATGGCCTCCAGCACCCCACAGAGGCCTGCTGCTGAGGCGGCGAAACCCACAAAAACTCCAA AGCCATTCCTGTTCACGGGCAACACGAGCATGTCCACCACCCCGGGCACCCAGAAGAAGCAGAGCTTCGACCTGAAGGCCAGTCTGTCCCGCCCTCTCACCTACAAGCCTCACGCAG GTAAGCTGAAGCCGTTTGCAGAGGTCAAGGAAAAGCCTGCACTCAACAAATCTCTGACCTCGAATCCGCGTCAGGACAGttacaaacagcacaaagtccAGACCAG GGATGACAGAAGAACAAAGACCATGGAGGGACGGAAGCAGAAGAAAGACGGTTTGCTTGGGGCACGAAGGGGCCTGGTGATGATGTGA
- the ndufaf1 gene encoding complex I intermediate-associated protein 30, mitochondrial: MSLPKLTHLPQVRLLTSIHPQQLLLPPVPALAVPRRALVQGEYRRPGQPKDNRLPWQKITFNLSKGLEGIKKHLGLLKLDLTERWVGPEGKPILEHMLEQNRVVWEFRGPESLNEWTVSCDHEIGGHSEAYLKLGKHNTGFLYGTLSSVPPRDGETRYSGYCSMRSKQPLGSFDRKKFHDWTNFNTLHLRVRGDGRPWMVNIAAETYFSHQKDDLYSYFLFTRGGPYWQDVKIPFSKFFLSHRGRIQDDQHCLWLDKIKTIGFTLGDKADGPFQLEIDYIGVCKDYAHTEEFAYEVYKRNPEV, encoded by the exons ATGTCTCTGCCAAAGCTCACCCATCTCCCTCAGGTGAGGCTGCTGACCTCCATCCAccctcagcagctgctcctcccccCCGTCCCTGCTCTCGCTGTGCCCCGCAGAGCTCTGGTCCAGGGTGAATACCGGCGTCCCGGCCAGCCCAAAGACAACAGGCTTCCATGGCAGAAGATCACCTTTAACTTATCAAAGGGTCTGGAGGGAATAAAGAAGCATCTGGGACTTTTGAAGCTGGATTTGACTGAACGCTGGGTTGGTCCAGAGGGCAAACCAATCCTGGAGCACATGCTGGAGCAGAACAGAGTGGTTTGGGAATTCCGAGGTCCGGAAAGCTTGAATGAGTGGACCGTGTCCTGTGACCATGAGATAGGAGGCCACAGTGAAGCTTACCTCAAGCTCGGCAAGCACAACACCGGCTTTCTGTACGGGACCCTGAGTTCAGTTCCACCGAGAGACGGAGAAACACGCTACAGTGGATACTGCTCCATGCGCTCAAAGCAGCCACTG GGTTCATTTGACAGGAAGAAGTTTCACGATTGGACCAATTTCAACACGCTGCATCTGCGTGTCCGTGGTGACGGCCGGCCGTGGATGGTCAACATCGCAGCGGAAACTTACTTCTCGCACCAAAAGGATGATCTGTACAGTTATTTCCTGTTCACCAGGGGAGGGCCTTACTGGCAAGACGTTAAA ATACCTTTCTCCAAGTTTTTTCTGTCACATCGAGGAAGGATACAAGATGACCAGCATTGTCTCTGGTTGGACAAG ATTAAGACCATTGGGTTCACTTTGGGAGACAAAGCAGACGGCCCGTTTCAGCTGGAGATCGACTACATCGGCGTGTGTAAAGACTACGCTCACACTGAGGAGTTCGCCTACGAGGTGTACAAGAGGAATCCTGAAGTGTGA
- the rtf1 gene encoding RNA polymerase-associated protein RTF1 homolog: MVNVKKRKGRVVIDSDSEDSASDDNLDQELLSLAKRKRVDSGEQEEPVSKPAASTDSETSDSDDEWTVGGTKGKRKAKQGKGSEKKNTKKKKLNKANASGSSDGDSSAESSAPEEGEVSDSESNSLSTSSDSDSSEDEVFKDGYDDDLMGDAEDRARLEQMTEKEREQELFNRIEKREVLKRRFEIKKKLKTAKKKEKEEKKKKQEEEQEKRKQSQVQDTQVVMSHNKERRSKRDEKLDKKSQAMEELKAEREKKKNKTAELLAKRLPLKASDVYSDDEEEEEEDDDKSSVKSDRSSRSSSYDDDEKEETPPKSQPVSLPDELNRIRLSRHKLERWCHMPFFAKTVTGCFVRIGIGNSSSKPVYRVAEIVDVVETAKVYQLGSTRTNKGLQLRHGGDTRVFRLEFVSNQEFTESEFMKWKEAMIVAGMQVPTLDEITKKEQSIKEAVNYKFNDKDIEDIVKEKDRFRKAPPNYAMKKTQLLKDKAMAEESGDGDRVKVIQDELNELEERAEALDRQRTKNISAISYINQRNRSWNIVESEKALVAEGQNAKNQQMDPFTRRQCKPTMVSNARDPSVHAAILAHLNQKYGSGSAAADPSNAEKNKLGQVNPKDKEVPKPTTDLSEDLFKVHDFDVKIDLQVPNAEAKSLSVSSNALPVKDGAPRRSLNLEDYKKRRGLI; encoded by the exons ATGGTGAATGTAAAAAAACGGAAAGGTCGAGTCGTTATCGACTCTGACTCAGAAGACAGCGCCAGCGACGACAATTTAGATCAG GAGTTGTTGTCACTGGCGAAGAGGAAGAGAGTTGACTCTGGGGAGCAGGAAGAACCTGTCAGCAAACCAGCAGCATCCACAGACTCCGAGACATCAGACAGCGATGATGAG TGGACTGTTGGGGGCACCAAAGGAAAGAGGAAGGCTAAGCAGGGAAAAGGAtcggagaagaaaaacacaaaaaaaaagaagcttaatAAAGCGAACGCTTCAGGCAGCTCGGATGGCGACAGCTCAGCTGAGAGCTCTGCACCTGAAGAAG GTGAAGTGTCGGACTCGGAGAGCAACAGTTTGTCCACAAGCTCCGACTCAGACTCCTCAGAAGATGAGGTGTTCAAGGACGGCTACGACGACGACCTGATGGGCGACGCCGAAGATCGAGCTCGCCTGGAGCAGATGACGGAAAAGGAGAGAGAACAGGAGCTGTTCAACAGAATTGAAAAGAGAGAGGTGCTGAAAAGACG GTTTGAAATTAAGAAGAAGTTAAAGAcggcaaaaaagaaagaaaaggaggagaagaaaaagaagcaggaggaggagcaagaaaaaaggaagcaaTCTCAGGTTCAAGACACACAAGTG GTCATGTCTCACAACAAGGAGAGGCGATCCAAACGTGACGAAAAACTTGACAAGAAATCCCAGGCCATGGAAGAGCTGAAAGCTGAAcgtgagaagaagaagaacaaaacag CCGAGCTGCTGGCCAAACGTCTGCCTCTGAAGGCCAGCGACGTGTACTCcgatgacgaggaggaggaggaggaagacgacgaCAAGTCATCGGTCAAGAGCGACCGGAGCTCACGCTCGTCCTCGTACGACGATGATGA AAAGGAGGAAACTCCTCCGAAGTCTCAGCCTGTTTCTCTACCGGATGAGCTGAACAGGATCCGCCTGTCCAGACACAAGCTGGAGCGCTGGTGCCACATGCCTTTCTTCGCCAAGACTGTGACCGGCTGTTTCGTCAGGATAGGAATCGGGAACAGCAGCAGTAAACCAGTTTATCGG GTCGCTGAAATTGTGGACGTAGTAGAAACGGCAAAGGTTTACCAGCTTGGATCGACGCGAACAAACAAGGGATTGCAACTACG GCACGGTGGAGACACTCGGGTGTTCAGGCTCGAGTTCGTTTCAAATCAGGAGTTCACAGAAAGTGAATTCATGAAGTGGAAAGAAGCG atgataGTTGCTGGCATGCAGGTACCAACGCTTGATGAGATCACCAAGAAGGAGCAGTCCATCAAAGAGGCCGTCAACTATAAATTTAACGACAAAGATATTGAGGAT ATCGTCAAAGAAAAGGACAGATTCCGAAAAGCTCCTCCAAACTACGCCATGAAGAAGACGCAGCTACTCAAAGACAAG GCCATGGCGGAGGAGAGTGGAGACGGTGACCGAGTGAAGGTGATCCAGGATGAGCTGaatgagctggaggagagggcaGAAGCTCTCGACAGACAAAGGACTAAAAACATCTCCGCAATCAG CTACATCAATCAGAGGAACAGAAGCTGGAATATTGTTGAATCTGAGAAAGCTCTGGTG GCTGAAGGGCAAAATGCCAAAAACCAGCAGATGGATCCTTTCACGCGGAGGCAGTGCAAACCCACCATGGTGTCAAAT GCCAGAGATCCGTCGGTCCATGCAGCTATCCTCGCTCACCTCAACCAGAAATACGGCTCCGGATCGGCGGCAGCAGATCCTTCCAACGCGGAGAAGAACAAACTG GGTCAAGTAAACCCAAAAGACAAAGAAGTCCCCAAGCCAACCACTGACCTCTCAGAAGACTTGTTTAAAGTTCATGATTTTGATGTAAAGATCGATCTGCAAGTTCCCAACGCAG AAGCGAAGTCGCTGTCTGTGAGCTCCAACGCGCTGCCTGTGAAAGATGGCGCCCCCCGCAGGTCCCTCAACCTGGAGGACTACAAGAAGAGGCGGGGGCTGATCTAA
- the golga5 gene encoding golgin subfamily A member 5, with translation MSWFADLAGKAEDFLNKVDQGAATALSKSQERTSSFSASFEGETIDTKYDPAGYTTSPAVTHHTYTSSHDAPSFISAAAGNIKKSNATLLAGTANVPSAPPASVSNAPSSIKHSTSFVRPRKSEQDVDDDMLFDFLNSSEPPVSSRRDSRKEAVKVVVPVTEAEDPTPPPSTTPLLASSAPSTPRSTRGVSRASSMSSLSAHSVKTSEDSSAKEQSQDTPESSDSGLAAPPDPVRQATPPPAEEPQSQVLSSLRLENQLLRSEVASLNQEMASVIQRAKDLQDELNQARLRADRWNSEQSHTDRTLRELRSQVDDLTEALSAKDGQLAVLKIRLDEADQLVTSRSAALEEVQKEKSRILQDHTEGSSMHSQALETIQERLREAELSLRREQDNYRQMQSEYNGRLSKLEAERQTLAETVSAAERRAADEKLRVDDFQQQVKSAKAAADSAKQELQDYKHKASRILQSKEKLISSLKEGSGLDTLDGSGALALELEELRHEKEMQREEIQKLQGQVSNLRTEIQDLENQAMAEAETWREQQVQLQEQQAAQNRAKQEVEAEVERYKQELQYIEEEHHRAKTTLQSRIKDREDEIQKLRNQLTNKTLSSSSQTELENRLHQLTETLIQKQTMLEALGTEKSSLVFQLERLEQQLKSVQGGQSGGPAINMSGLDGPGARQRNTPVLFSDQDAPGVYGKVRKAASTIDRFSIRLGVFLRRYPMARVFVIVYMAVLHLWVMIVLLTYSPEIHDHPDGR, from the exons ATGTCTTGGTTCGCTGACTTGGCTGGAAAGGCTGAAGACTTTCTGAATAAGGTCGACCAAGGAGCAGCGACTGCCCTGAGCAAAAGTCAGGAGAGAACATCCTCATTCTCAGCGTCCTTTGAAGGAGAAACCATCGACACCAAGTACGACCCTGCAGGGTACACGACCAGTCCCGCTGTGACACATCATACCTACACATCCTCCCACGATGCACCGAGTTTCATCTCTGCTGCAGCCGGAAACATCAAGAAGTCCAATGCAACCCTCCTGGCTGGGACGGCCAACGTGCCCAGTGCTCCCCCTGCTTCTGTCAGCAACGCTCCCAGCTCCATCAAACACTCCACCAGCTTCGTGAGGCCCAGAAAGAGCGAGCAGGACGTGGACGACGACATGCTGTTCGACTTCCTGAACAGCTCGGAGCCGCccgtcagcagcaggagggattCGAGAAAAGAAGCTGTGAAAGTGGTAGTTCCAGTGACAGAGGCTGAAGACCCGACTCCCCCTCCTTCTACAACCCCACTCTTGGCCTCGTCTGCCCCCTCCACGCCCCGATCCACCCGTGGCGTCTCCAGGGCCTCCAGCATGAGCTCTCTGTCTGCTCACAGCGTCAAAACCTCCGAGGACAGCTCCGCTAAAGAGCAAAGCCAAG ACACGCCTGAGAGTTCGGACTCGGGCTTGGCTGCGCCTCCGGATCCCGTCCGGCAGGCGACGCCTCCTCCTGCCGAGGAGCCGCAGAGCCAGGTTCTGTCCAGCCTGCGTCTGGAGAACCAGCTGCTGCGCAGCGAGGTGGCCTCCCTCAACCAGGAGATGGCTTCAGTCATCCAGAGAGCCAAAGACCTGCAGGACG AACTGAACCAGGCGCGTCTCCGAGCAGACCGGTGGAACTCGGAGCAGTCCCACACGGACCGCACATTACGGGAGCTCCGCTCGCAGGTCGACGATCTCACAGAAGCTCTTTCTGCCAAAGACGGCCAACTCGCCGTCCTAAAAATCCGACTCGATGAAGCCGATCAGCTCGTAACGTCCCGCAGCGCCGCGTTAGAGGAGGTTCAGAAGGAAAAGTCCAG AATTCTACAGGACCACACAGAAGGGAGCAGCATGCATTCACAGGCTCTGGAAACGATACAGGAGAGGCTGCGAGAGGCTGAGCTGTCTCTGAGGAGGGAGCAGGACAACTACCGGCAGATGCAG aGTGAATACAACGGCCGCCTGTCCAAACTGGAGGCTGAGAGGCAGACGCTTGCAGAGACGGTGAGCGCGGCCGAGCGCCGGGCGGCAGACGAGAAGCTCCGCGTCGACGACTTCCAGCAGCAAGTGAAAAGCGCCAAAGCTGCAGCCGACTCCGCCAAGCAAGAGTTGCAGGACTACAAGCACAAAGCTTCACGCATCCTACAA tccaaaGAGAAGCTGATCAGCAGCCTGAAGGAAGGATCCGGTCTGGACACGCTGGACGGCAGCGGCGCCTTGgctctggagctggaggagctgcgccATGAGAAGGagatgcagagggaggagatcCAAAAACTGCAGGGCCAAGTGAGCAACCTGAGGACCGAAATACAG GATTTGGAGAATCAGGCGATGGCGGAGGCCGAGACATGGCGGGAACAGCAGGTGCAGCTCCAAGAGCAACAGGCGGCGCAGAACAGAGCcaagcaggaggtggaggctgaggtggagcGCTACAAAcag gagCTTCAGTACATTGAAGAGGAGCACCATCGAGCCAAAACGACCCTGCAGAGTCGAATCAAAGACAGGGAAGATGAAATCCAAAAACTCAGGAACCAG TTGACCAATAAgaccctgagcagcagcagccagacggAGCTGGAGAATCGACTCCACCAGCTGACGGAGACGCTGATCCAGAAGCAGACCATGCTGGAGGCTCTGGGCACAGAGAAGAGCTCGCTGGTCTTCCAGCTGGAgcgtctggagcagcagctgaagagcgTTCAGGGGGGGCAGAGCGGGGGGCCGGCCATCAACATGAGCGGCCTGGACggaccag GGGCACGACAAAGAAACACACCAGTGCTCTTCAGTGATCAAGATGCTCCTGGAGTATACGGCAAAGTACGTAAAGCAGCGAGCACTATCGACCGTTTCAG cATCAGACTGGGGGTCTTCCTCAGGCGTTACCCGATGGCCAGAGTTTTTGTGATTGTGTACATG GCAGTGCTACATCTGTGGGTCATGATTGTTCTTCTGACTTACTCACCAGAAATCCATGATCACCCTGATGGAAGATAG